The following proteins come from a genomic window of Nitrospira sp.:
- a CDS encoding Sulfhydrogenase subunit gamma, producing the protein MVNAYAIHPATIVEKIREAEDINTYRLRLIDEQARQQFRFQAGQFNMVYLFGVGEVAISIVSDPDEPELLDHTIRAVGRITKAIADLRTSDVLGIRGPFGQGWPLEEARGRNVVIVTGGLGCAPVVGAIEYIFRRREQYGSIKILHGVKTPHDLLYRERFDSWRRFPDTEVLLTSDQPDKSWNYHVGVVTELFELVSIDRLKSIVLMCGPEIMMRLGVPILIRRGIPAAAIYVSLERHMECGIGLCGHCQMGPYFVCKDGPVMRYDRVAQWLGRVGV; encoded by the coding sequence ATGGTCAATGCATATGCCATCCATCCGGCGACCATTGTCGAGAAGATCCGGGAAGCCGAAGACATCAATACCTACCGCTTACGGCTTATCGATGAGCAGGCGCGGCAACAATTTCGCTTCCAGGCAGGCCAGTTCAATATGGTGTACCTGTTCGGGGTCGGCGAGGTGGCGATTTCCATCGTTTCGGACCCGGATGAGCCGGAATTGCTGGACCATACCATCCGAGCCGTCGGTCGGATCACGAAGGCGATCGCGGATCTTCGGACGAGCGACGTTTTGGGAATCCGAGGGCCGTTCGGACAAGGGTGGCCGCTGGAAGAGGCGCGCGGACGCAACGTCGTGATCGTCACAGGCGGCTTGGGATGTGCTCCGGTGGTTGGGGCTATCGAGTATATCTTCCGACGGCGAGAGCAATATGGTTCGATCAAAATCCTCCACGGCGTCAAAACGCCGCACGATCTTCTTTATCGCGAGCGATTCGATTCGTGGCGGCGCTTTCCTGATACAGAAGTATTGCTGACCAGCGACCAGCCGGACAAAAGTTGGAACTATCACGTCGGCGTCGTGACGGAACTGTTCGAGCTGGTATCGATCGACCGGCTGAAAAGCATCGTGCTGATGTGCGGACCCGAGATCATGATGCGTTTGGGTGTGCCGATTCTTATCCGCCGCGGCATTCCTGCGGCGGCCATCTATGTCTCGCTGGAACGGCACATGGAGTGCGGGATCGGCCTGTGCGGCCATTGTCAGATGGGTCCGTACTTTGTGTGCAAAGACGGGCCGGTCATGCGTTATGACCGTGTGGCCCAGTGGCTGGGCCGGGTGGGAGTGTGA